The Coriobacteriia bacterium genome window below encodes:
- a CDS encoding helix-turn-helix transcriptional regulator yields the protein MIWGASAFIAGTTSLSWLIVLVALSIGFGVSFGSAYWIATLVEEQAEDAIRILIAAPCISAVLGFFTRLLGSSSVRVYVLVLLFALSVFLMMTTTRAGTKEPAAYGLTRFSIAFGGVVTRTWKAALFIAVFGFASGAMRAISVPERALEFNASIALSILIGTSIYYLVSRYVDGGFNSMPARIAMLLCAATIFLSLPFTADRYWILLLGVIDVLYMCLSIYMNVTAVSTSKVGSLSPVATIAFLKGVVFLFVALGFLANRALRVSIGGDSTGPLVLALITVYLVILVIVPLVSKRGGVSASASTGIAGVLLDISESDIRGNDALKKTYGLTTREIDVLLLLLAGRGSSSIADALYISDNTVRTHLKRIYGKLGVHNREEVRDLVQHEIAKG from the coding sequence TTGATTTGGGGAGCATCGGCGTTCATCGCGGGCACAACCTCGCTTTCCTGGCTGATAGTGCTAGTTGCACTCTCTATCGGCTTTGGAGTCAGCTTCGGGTCAGCGTATTGGATTGCGACGCTCGTCGAGGAGCAGGCTGAGGACGCAATTCGGATCCTCATAGCCGCTCCCTGTATCTCGGCTGTCCTCGGCTTCTTCACTCGATTGCTTGGCTCTTCGAGTGTACGCGTATACGTGCTTGTCTTGCTGTTTGCGCTCTCTGTGTTCCTGATGATGACCACAACGAGAGCTGGAACGAAAGAACCGGCAGCCTACGGACTGACGAGATTCTCGATCGCATTCGGAGGCGTCGTCACTAGGACTTGGAAGGCCGCTCTGTTCATCGCGGTATTCGGCTTCGCGAGCGGCGCGATGCGAGCGATATCGGTGCCTGAGCGTGCGCTGGAGTTCAATGCGTCCATTGCGCTTTCGATTCTGATAGGCACTTCCATCTACTATCTCGTGTCACGCTACGTTGACGGTGGATTCAATTCAATGCCCGCGCGAATCGCAATGCTTCTCTGTGCGGCGACCATCTTTCTTTCGCTTCCATTCACTGCAGACCGGTACTGGATACTGCTGTTGGGAGTGATTGATGTTCTCTATATGTGTCTGTCGATCTATATGAATGTCACCGCTGTCTCAACCTCGAAGGTTGGCTCGCTGTCGCCAGTCGCGACGATTGCATTCCTCAAAGGTGTGGTCTTCCTGTTCGTGGCCTTGGGTTTTCTCGCCAACCGCGCACTCCGGGTCTCAATTGGAGGAGATTCTACGGGTCCTCTTGTTCTAGCTCTCATCACGGTGTATCTGGTCATACTCGTGATTGTGCCGCTCGTCTCGAAGCGCGGCGGAGTGAGCGCGAGCGCTTCGACCGGCATCGCGGGCGTGCTCCTGGACATCTCAGAATCCGACATAAGAGGAAACGACGCACTGAAGAAGACCTACGGCCTGACAACGCGGGAGATCGACGTTCTTCTCCTGCTCCTGGCGGGGAGAGGCTCCTCGAGCATAGCCGATGCACTTTACATCTCCGACAATACTGTGAGGACGCACCTGAAGAGGATCTATGGCAAGTTGGGCGTCCACAATCGCGAAGAGGTGAGAGATCTCGTGCAGCACGAGATCGCCAAAGGGTGA